A stretch of Methanobacterium sp. DNA encodes these proteins:
- a CDS encoding sulfite exporter TauE/SafE family protein encodes LGVGGGFITVPFMAIFMRYSMHEAIGTSTAVIVFTSIGGIISYILNGLGIYGLPPYSIGYVNMFQFVFLAGASIPMAQLGVKAAHSLPSKHLNYIFILMLVYIGLKMMGIL; translated from the coding sequence CTTGGGGTTGGCGGTGGATTTATAACGGTTCCATTCATGGCTATTTTTATGAGATACAGTATGCATGAAGCTATTGGAACATCCACCGCTGTTATTGTGTTTACTTCAATTGGAGGGATAATTTCCTACATCCTTAATGGATTGGGGATATATGGGTTACCTCCCTATTCCATTGGATATGTAAACATGTTTCAATTTGTTTTTTTAGCTGGTGCAAGCATTCCTATGGCGCAGTTGGGAGTTAAAGCTGCACATAGCCTTCCATCCAAACATTTGAACTATATTTTTATATTAATGCTAGTTTATATAGGTCTGAAGATGATGGGGATTTTATAA
- a CDS encoding ATP-binding protein: MKQNDKFREIFEKSPVGILFFDNGGKLTDINKSALEIAGVSKLEDVKKINLFDNATISSKKDELLKKGLIKLQFPVNFDNIRRLSIHNSTRSGIAFIDLTISVIDSGFLVQIQDITERKKSEDHFRKEVERESFLLELYKKAPQLTDKELYECTLDYTVSLTDSTIGFFHRISDDQKTIVLTAWNNEAWNTCKASFKNHYSIEESGNWTDCVEAKRPIVYNDYKNSPNRKGFPKGHPPVKRFISTPVFDEDKVKFIFGVGNKVDEYDDYDVIQIQSVANELYRILKQRYSAQALKEAHDNLEKKVEERTAELKQAYDSLQQSELKFKTLAENSPDIINRMDKRFKNVYVNPVVINISGMPPEHFMGKKIDELRIPEEFTVPLIEKAKKVFETGMMEEFETEIPTINGLKTFYTYLAPEYDENGETNTVLSVSHDITELKRTENQLKETITELERSNEELQSFAYITSHDLQEPLRNIASFAQLLQRRYKGKLDEDADEFLNFMVEGATRMKNMIQGLLEYSRIDKTDTGFKETNINFKVEKAIENLQSIINESNAEITHDNLPAVVANPNQMIRIFQNLISNAIKFKKPQYPPKIHISCKKKKDEYIFSVSDNGIGIEKQYIDRIFEVFKRLHTMDEYEGTGIGLAIVKRIIDHHGGKIWVESELGKGSTFYFTLPIPRNENNLLNYF; encoded by the coding sequence ATGAAACAGAATGATAAATTCAGGGAAATCTTTGAAAAATCACCGGTAGGTATTCTATTTTTTGATAATGGAGGAAAATTAACTGATATAAATAAATCAGCTTTAGAAATAGCTGGTGTTTCCAAATTAGAAGATGTTAAAAAAATTAATTTATTTGATAACGCTACAATTAGCTCTAAAAAAGATGAATTACTTAAAAAGGGATTAATTAAACTCCAATTCCCAGTAAATTTTGATAATATTAGAAGATTAAGTATTCACAATTCTACACGGTCTGGAATTGCTTTTATTGATTTAACTATTTCTGTTATTGATTCTGGTTTTTTGGTGCAAATTCAAGATATCACAGAACGTAAAAAAAGTGAAGATCATTTCCGCAAAGAGGTGGAACGGGAAAGTTTTCTTCTTGAACTTTACAAAAAAGCACCTCAACTTACAGACAAAGAACTTTATGAATGTACCCTGGATTATACAGTTAGCCTCACAGACAGCACTATTGGATTTTTCCATAGGATCTCCGATGACCAGAAAACTATTGTTTTAACAGCATGGAATAATGAAGCATGGAATACTTGCAAAGCTTCATTTAAAAATCATTATTCTATTGAAGAATCAGGAAACTGGACTGACTGCGTAGAAGCTAAACGTCCGATTGTATATAATGATTATAAAAATTCTCCTAATAGAAAAGGGTTTCCAAAAGGACATCCACCGGTAAAAAGATTCATAAGTACACCAGTATTTGATGAAGACAAGGTTAAGTTCATTTTCGGTGTGGGAAATAAAGTAGATGAATATGATGACTATGATGTAATACAAATTCAGTCAGTGGCTAATGAACTATACCGGATCCTTAAACAGCGTTATTCAGCACAAGCATTAAAAGAAGCCCATGATAATTTAGAAAAAAAGGTTGAAGAGCGTACAGCAGAATTAAAACAAGCCTATGACTCATTACAGCAAAGTGAATTAAAATTTAAAACCCTTGCTGAAAACTCACCAGACATTATAAACAGAATGGATAAAAGGTTTAAAAACGTCTATGTAAACCCTGTAGTCATAAATATATCAGGTATGCCTCCAGAACATTTTATGGGCAAAAAAATTGATGAATTAAGAATACCTGAGGAATTTACAGTCCCGCTTATAGAAAAAGCTAAAAAAGTTTTTGAAACAGGGATGATGGAAGAATTTGAAACTGAAATACCCACTATAAACGGCTTAAAGACTTTTTATACATACTTAGCTCCTGAATATGATGAAAACGGAGAAACAAATACAGTTCTTTCAGTTTCTCATGATATAACTGAATTAAAACGGACTGAAAACCAATTGAAAGAAACAATCACCGAATTGGAACGTTCTAATGAGGAATTGCAGAGTTTTGCTTATATCACAAGTCATGATCTGCAGGAACCATTACGTAATATTGCCAGTTTTGCTCAATTATTGCAGAGACGTTACAAAGGAAAATTAGATGAGGATGCCGATGAGTTTCTTAACTTTATGGTTGAAGGCGCAACCAGAATGAAGAACATGATCCAGGGATTACTTGAATATTCACGCATTGATAAGACAGATACAGGATTTAAAGAAACCAATATCAATTTTAAAGTTGAAAAAGCCATTGAAAACTTACAAAGTATTATCAATGAATCAAATGCAGAAATTACACATGATAACCTTCCAGCCGTTGTTGCAAATCCTAACCAGATGATCAGAATCTTCCAGAATTTGATCTCAAATGCCATTAAGTTCAAAAAGCCCCAATACCCCCCAAAAATCCATATTTCATGTAAAAAGAAAAAAGATGAATATATTTTTTCAGTAAGTGACAATGGTATTGGAATTGAAAAACAATACATTGACAGAATATTTGAAGTTTTTAAGCGTTTACATACCATGGATGAATATGAAGGCACTGGAATAGGTTTAGCAATTGTTAAAAGAATAATAGACCATCATGGTGGAAAAATCTGGGTTGAATCAGAGTTAGGTAAAGGCTCAACCTTTTACTTCACATTACCTATCCCTAGAAATGAAAATAATTTATTGAATTACTTTTAA